A genomic region of Diachasmimorpha longicaudata isolate KC_UGA_2023 chromosome 17, iyDiaLong2, whole genome shotgun sequence contains the following coding sequences:
- the LOC135170558 gene encoding xylosyl- and glucuronyltransferase LARGE2s-like isoform X1 yields the protein MGEVKCVIVFNTRSNCLSHVLSKINRHVWRMAMARSWLKCLVLLLTVLIIIFLYICLRGQAVESQSPNFISIITPKIPATNTFEFNRPEALKKNLEMQCDALHVALVCAGHSAAQSLVTVVKSIIFHRSRPMHFHLLVDEISRKSLETLFITWDLPQVNVSFYPVEPWIPKISWIPNKHYSGVYGLLKLILPEALSEDYVLVLDTDVTVLTDLSSLWDTFKQFTSQQMLGLAENQSDWYKKTLAYGQSPWPAVGRGYNTGIMLMNLRALRRKKFHHLWVNTTNEVLRDISNFTSLADQDVINAVIKKYPHIVYTLDCGWNVQLSDHTLSEECYRNIEMIKILHWNSPRKQEVRNKHSSDFNRMHRAFLEMDGNLLRRRLFHCHQIEISPYVNRTDSCGKFTMASTIVYRTHLFFLEYEYNIYSDTDITLVTQCSADRISLLDELCKRWPGTISIAVYLTDAELQYFLDFIGNSEALRERRNIGYHIVYKEGEYYPVNYLRNIAISQVSTPYIFQIDVDFLPQVDLYENLMSYIVKLNLTGTDKTALIVPAFETQRYRFTFPTNKDELLKYLNYGILYTFRYHVWTRGHAATNYSFWKVAVDPYEVTWEPDFEPYIVVPKSTPQYDQRFIGFGWNKVSYVTHLTALGYRYVVLPNAFIIHRPHGPSADIGKFRTDPLYRRCLKRLKDKFVEELIGNYGQEALARIKKITKEQ from the exons ATGGGAGAGGTAAAATGTGTAATTGTATTTA ATACCCGGTCGAATTGTTTATCACATGTTTTATCGAAAATAAACAGACATGTGTGGCGCATGGCAATGGCTCGATCATGGCTAAAGTGTCTTGTTCTCCTGCTCACAGTATTAATCATCATCTTTCTTTACATATGTCTTCGTG GACAAGCAGTAGAGTCACAATCACCAAATTTCATTAGTATTATTACCCCAAAAATACCAGCAACCAATACCTTCGAATTCAATAGGCCAGAAGCACTCAAGAAAAATCTTGAG ATGCAGTGCGATGCCCTACATGTTGCCCTAGTTTGTGCGGGACACAGTGCAGCACAATCTCTGGTAACAGTAgtcaaatcaattatttttcatcgctcAAGACCGATGCATTTCCACCTCCTAGTGGATGAAATATCCAGGAAATCTCTAGAAACTTTATTTATAACGTGGGACTTGCCACAAG TGAATGTATCATTTTATCCAGTGGAGCCCTGGATTCCAAAGATATCATGGATTCCAAATAAGCATTATTCAGGTGTCTACGGTCTATTAAAGCTCATTCTTCCCGAAGCACTGAGTGAGGATTACGTTCTAGTTCTTGATACAGACGTAACAGTTCTCACAGATCTCTCAAGTCTCTGGGACACATTCAAACAATTCACCAGTCAACAGATGTTGGGATTAGCTGAGAACCAGAGTGACTGGTACAAAAAAACTCTTGCATATGGACAAAGTCCTTGGCCAGCTGTGGGCAGGGGCTACAACACCGGGATTATGTTGATGAATCTCCGAGctttgaggagaaaaaaatttcaccattTGTGGGTAAATACGACGAACGAAGTGCTGAGggatatttcaaattttacaAGTCTAGCTGATCAGGATGTTATAAATgctgttataaaaaaatatccacatATTGTTTACACGTTGGACTGTGGATGGAATGTGCAGTTGAGTGATCACACGTTGAGCGAAGAATGCTACAGGAATATTGAGATGATTAAG ATCCTCCACTGGAATTCTCCTCGGAAACAGGAAGTTAGGAACAAGCACTCCAGTGATTTCAACCGAATGCACCGTGCTTTCCTCGAAATGGATGGCAATTTACTTCGTCGAAGATTGTTTCATTGCCATCAGATTGAAATATCTCCTTAC gTAAATCGCACGGACTCTTGTGGAAAATTCACAATGGCTTCAACAATCGTTTATAGGACACATTTATTCTTTTTGGAATATGAATACAACATTTACTCGGATACGGATATTACTTTAGTCACTCAATGCAGCGCTGACAGAATCAGTTTGCTGGATGAATTGTGCAAACGTTGGCCAGGAACAATCAGTATTGCTGTGTACCTAACTGATGCTGAACTCCAGTATTTTCTcgattttattggaaattccgAAGCACTGAGGGAGAGGAGAAATATTGGTTATCATATAGTCTATAAAGAGGGG GAGTATTATCCCGTGAATTACCTGAGAAACATCGCAATATCCCAGGTCTCGACGCCGTACATATTCCAAATAGATGTGGATTTTCTCCCTCAAGTGGATCTTTACGAGAATCTGATGTCGTATATTGTGAAATTAAATCTCACTGGCACGGATAAAACCGCTTTAATAGTTCCGGCTTTTGAGACCCAGCGTTACAG GTTTACGTTCCCGACTAATAAAGACGAACTTCTCAAGTATCTGAATTATGGGATACTGTACACGTTTCGTTATCATGTTTGGACGAGGGGTCATGCCGCCACAAATTATAGTTTTTGGAAGGTGGCAGTTGATCCCTACGAAGTAACCTGGGAGCCGGATTTTGAGCCTTACATCGTAGTACCTAAATCCACACCCCAATATGACCAGAGATTTATCGGCTTTGGGTGGAATAAAGTCTCTTACGTCACCCATTTAACAGCCCTGGGATACAG ATACGTCGTACTGCCAAATGCATTCATTATTCATCGACCTCACGGCCCCAGTGCTGATATTGGAAAATTTAGAACAGATCCATTGTACCGCAG atgCCTAAAAAGGCTGAAGGATAAATTTGTTGAGGAGCTGATCGGTAATTACGGCCAGGAGGCATTAGCGAGAATCAAGAAAATTACCAAAGAACAATGA
- the LOC135170558 gene encoding xylosyl- and glucuronyltransferase LARGE2s-like isoform X3, producing MGEVKCVIVFNTRSNCLSHVLSKINRHVWRMAMARSWLKCLVLLLTVLIIIFLYICLRGQAVESQSPNFISIITPKIPATNTFEFNRPEALKKNLEMQCDALHVALVCAGHSAAQSLVTVVKSIIFHRSRPMHFHLLVDEISRKSLETLFITWDLPQVNVSFYPVEPWIPKISWIPNKHYSGVYGLLKLILPEALSEDYVLVLDTDVTVLTDLSSLWDTFKQFTSQQMLGLAENQSDWYKKTLAYGQSPWPAVGRGYNTGIMLMNLRALRRKKFHHLWVNTTNEVLRDISNFTSLADQDVINAVIKKYPHIVYTLDCGWNVQLSDHTLSEECYRNIEMIKILHWNSPRKQEVRNKHSSDFNRMHRAFLEMDGNLLRRRLFHCHQIEISPYVNRTDSCGKFTMASTIVYRTHLFFLEYEYNIYSDTDITLVTQCSADRISLLDELCKRWPGTISIAVYLTDAELQYFLDFIGNSEALRERRNIGYHIVYKEGEYYPVNYLRNIAISQVSTPYIFQIDVDFLPQVDLYENLMSYIVKLNLTGTDKTALIVPAFETQRYRFTFPTNKDELLKYLNYGILYTFRYHVWTRGHAATNYSFWKVAVDPYEVTWEPDFEPYIVVPKSTPQYDQRFIGFGWNKVSYVTHLTALGYRYVVLPNAFIIHRPHGPSADIGKFRTDPLYRRAPKYFQMPKKAEG from the exons ATGGGAGAGGTAAAATGTGTAATTGTATTTA ATACCCGGTCGAATTGTTTATCACATGTTTTATCGAAAATAAACAGACATGTGTGGCGCATGGCAATGGCTCGATCATGGCTAAAGTGTCTTGTTCTCCTGCTCACAGTATTAATCATCATCTTTCTTTACATATGTCTTCGTG GACAAGCAGTAGAGTCACAATCACCAAATTTCATTAGTATTATTACCCCAAAAATACCAGCAACCAATACCTTCGAATTCAATAGGCCAGAAGCACTCAAGAAAAATCTTGAG ATGCAGTGCGATGCCCTACATGTTGCCCTAGTTTGTGCGGGACACAGTGCAGCACAATCTCTGGTAACAGTAgtcaaatcaattatttttcatcgctcAAGACCGATGCATTTCCACCTCCTAGTGGATGAAATATCCAGGAAATCTCTAGAAACTTTATTTATAACGTGGGACTTGCCACAAG TGAATGTATCATTTTATCCAGTGGAGCCCTGGATTCCAAAGATATCATGGATTCCAAATAAGCATTATTCAGGTGTCTACGGTCTATTAAAGCTCATTCTTCCCGAAGCACTGAGTGAGGATTACGTTCTAGTTCTTGATACAGACGTAACAGTTCTCACAGATCTCTCAAGTCTCTGGGACACATTCAAACAATTCACCAGTCAACAGATGTTGGGATTAGCTGAGAACCAGAGTGACTGGTACAAAAAAACTCTTGCATATGGACAAAGTCCTTGGCCAGCTGTGGGCAGGGGCTACAACACCGGGATTATGTTGATGAATCTCCGAGctttgaggagaaaaaaatttcaccattTGTGGGTAAATACGACGAACGAAGTGCTGAGggatatttcaaattttacaAGTCTAGCTGATCAGGATGTTATAAATgctgttataaaaaaatatccacatATTGTTTACACGTTGGACTGTGGATGGAATGTGCAGTTGAGTGATCACACGTTGAGCGAAGAATGCTACAGGAATATTGAGATGATTAAG ATCCTCCACTGGAATTCTCCTCGGAAACAGGAAGTTAGGAACAAGCACTCCAGTGATTTCAACCGAATGCACCGTGCTTTCCTCGAAATGGATGGCAATTTACTTCGTCGAAGATTGTTTCATTGCCATCAGATTGAAATATCTCCTTAC gTAAATCGCACGGACTCTTGTGGAAAATTCACAATGGCTTCAACAATCGTTTATAGGACACATTTATTCTTTTTGGAATATGAATACAACATTTACTCGGATACGGATATTACTTTAGTCACTCAATGCAGCGCTGACAGAATCAGTTTGCTGGATGAATTGTGCAAACGTTGGCCAGGAACAATCAGTATTGCTGTGTACCTAACTGATGCTGAACTCCAGTATTTTCTcgattttattggaaattccgAAGCACTGAGGGAGAGGAGAAATATTGGTTATCATATAGTCTATAAAGAGGGG GAGTATTATCCCGTGAATTACCTGAGAAACATCGCAATATCCCAGGTCTCGACGCCGTACATATTCCAAATAGATGTGGATTTTCTCCCTCAAGTGGATCTTTACGAGAATCTGATGTCGTATATTGTGAAATTAAATCTCACTGGCACGGATAAAACCGCTTTAATAGTTCCGGCTTTTGAGACCCAGCGTTACAG GTTTACGTTCCCGACTAATAAAGACGAACTTCTCAAGTATCTGAATTATGGGATACTGTACACGTTTCGTTATCATGTTTGGACGAGGGGTCATGCCGCCACAAATTATAGTTTTTGGAAGGTGGCAGTTGATCCCTACGAAGTAACCTGGGAGCCGGATTTTGAGCCTTACATCGTAGTACCTAAATCCACACCCCAATATGACCAGAGATTTATCGGCTTTGGGTGGAATAAAGTCTCTTACGTCACCCATTTAACAGCCCTGGGATACAG ATACGTCGTACTGCCAAATGCATTCATTATTCATCGACCTCACGGCCCCAGTGCTGATATTGGAAAATTTAGAACAGATCCATTGTACCGCAG AGctccaaaatattttcagatgCCTAAAAAGGCTGAAGGATAA
- the LOC135170558 gene encoding xylosyl- and glucuronyltransferase LARGE2s-like isoform X2, with translation MNGRDTRSNCLSHVLSKINRHVWRMAMARSWLKCLVLLLTVLIIIFLYICLRGQAVESQSPNFISIITPKIPATNTFEFNRPEALKKNLEMQCDALHVALVCAGHSAAQSLVTVVKSIIFHRSRPMHFHLLVDEISRKSLETLFITWDLPQVNVSFYPVEPWIPKISWIPNKHYSGVYGLLKLILPEALSEDYVLVLDTDVTVLTDLSSLWDTFKQFTSQQMLGLAENQSDWYKKTLAYGQSPWPAVGRGYNTGIMLMNLRALRRKKFHHLWVNTTNEVLRDISNFTSLADQDVINAVIKKYPHIVYTLDCGWNVQLSDHTLSEECYRNIEMIKILHWNSPRKQEVRNKHSSDFNRMHRAFLEMDGNLLRRRLFHCHQIEISPYVNRTDSCGKFTMASTIVYRTHLFFLEYEYNIYSDTDITLVTQCSADRISLLDELCKRWPGTISIAVYLTDAELQYFLDFIGNSEALRERRNIGYHIVYKEGEYYPVNYLRNIAISQVSTPYIFQIDVDFLPQVDLYENLMSYIVKLNLTGTDKTALIVPAFETQRYRFTFPTNKDELLKYLNYGILYTFRYHVWTRGHAATNYSFWKVAVDPYEVTWEPDFEPYIVVPKSTPQYDQRFIGFGWNKVSYVTHLTALGYRYVVLPNAFIIHRPHGPSADIGKFRTDPLYRRCLKRLKDKFVEELIGNYGQEALARIKKITKEQ, from the exons ATGAATGGGAGAG ATACCCGGTCGAATTGTTTATCACATGTTTTATCGAAAATAAACAGACATGTGTGGCGCATGGCAATGGCTCGATCATGGCTAAAGTGTCTTGTTCTCCTGCTCACAGTATTAATCATCATCTTTCTTTACATATGTCTTCGTG GACAAGCAGTAGAGTCACAATCACCAAATTTCATTAGTATTATTACCCCAAAAATACCAGCAACCAATACCTTCGAATTCAATAGGCCAGAAGCACTCAAGAAAAATCTTGAG ATGCAGTGCGATGCCCTACATGTTGCCCTAGTTTGTGCGGGACACAGTGCAGCACAATCTCTGGTAACAGTAgtcaaatcaattatttttcatcgctcAAGACCGATGCATTTCCACCTCCTAGTGGATGAAATATCCAGGAAATCTCTAGAAACTTTATTTATAACGTGGGACTTGCCACAAG TGAATGTATCATTTTATCCAGTGGAGCCCTGGATTCCAAAGATATCATGGATTCCAAATAAGCATTATTCAGGTGTCTACGGTCTATTAAAGCTCATTCTTCCCGAAGCACTGAGTGAGGATTACGTTCTAGTTCTTGATACAGACGTAACAGTTCTCACAGATCTCTCAAGTCTCTGGGACACATTCAAACAATTCACCAGTCAACAGATGTTGGGATTAGCTGAGAACCAGAGTGACTGGTACAAAAAAACTCTTGCATATGGACAAAGTCCTTGGCCAGCTGTGGGCAGGGGCTACAACACCGGGATTATGTTGATGAATCTCCGAGctttgaggagaaaaaaatttcaccattTGTGGGTAAATACGACGAACGAAGTGCTGAGggatatttcaaattttacaAGTCTAGCTGATCAGGATGTTATAAATgctgttataaaaaaatatccacatATTGTTTACACGTTGGACTGTGGATGGAATGTGCAGTTGAGTGATCACACGTTGAGCGAAGAATGCTACAGGAATATTGAGATGATTAAG ATCCTCCACTGGAATTCTCCTCGGAAACAGGAAGTTAGGAACAAGCACTCCAGTGATTTCAACCGAATGCACCGTGCTTTCCTCGAAATGGATGGCAATTTACTTCGTCGAAGATTGTTTCATTGCCATCAGATTGAAATATCTCCTTAC gTAAATCGCACGGACTCTTGTGGAAAATTCACAATGGCTTCAACAATCGTTTATAGGACACATTTATTCTTTTTGGAATATGAATACAACATTTACTCGGATACGGATATTACTTTAGTCACTCAATGCAGCGCTGACAGAATCAGTTTGCTGGATGAATTGTGCAAACGTTGGCCAGGAACAATCAGTATTGCTGTGTACCTAACTGATGCTGAACTCCAGTATTTTCTcgattttattggaaattccgAAGCACTGAGGGAGAGGAGAAATATTGGTTATCATATAGTCTATAAAGAGGGG GAGTATTATCCCGTGAATTACCTGAGAAACATCGCAATATCCCAGGTCTCGACGCCGTACATATTCCAAATAGATGTGGATTTTCTCCCTCAAGTGGATCTTTACGAGAATCTGATGTCGTATATTGTGAAATTAAATCTCACTGGCACGGATAAAACCGCTTTAATAGTTCCGGCTTTTGAGACCCAGCGTTACAG GTTTACGTTCCCGACTAATAAAGACGAACTTCTCAAGTATCTGAATTATGGGATACTGTACACGTTTCGTTATCATGTTTGGACGAGGGGTCATGCCGCCACAAATTATAGTTTTTGGAAGGTGGCAGTTGATCCCTACGAAGTAACCTGGGAGCCGGATTTTGAGCCTTACATCGTAGTACCTAAATCCACACCCCAATATGACCAGAGATTTATCGGCTTTGGGTGGAATAAAGTCTCTTACGTCACCCATTTAACAGCCCTGGGATACAG ATACGTCGTACTGCCAAATGCATTCATTATTCATCGACCTCACGGCCCCAGTGCTGATATTGGAAAATTTAGAACAGATCCATTGTACCGCAG atgCCTAAAAAGGCTGAAGGATAAATTTGTTGAGGAGCTGATCGGTAATTACGGCCAGGAGGCATTAGCGAGAATCAAGAAAATTACCAAAGAACAATGA
- the LOC135170397 gene encoding potassium/sodium hyperpolarization-activated cyclic nucleotide-gated channel 1-like, with product MQRVQHECQIDLKTREIFFLPNRTLVQRLGKSLRKIFMASPRNPRALRYLRNQSAIIYECRRHTHDNKSIIHPFSIFRYWWDFLMVLNLVGSLLSIPHQATFDMSRSTTPSWTFIKNVSLAIDCIDVLLNFSTGYFARTRRTVEMRPRMIAKRYVLTGTFISDVLGSLPTDLLFITTWKDWVVARELSSMIHIFRIFSTRVYVKRVAETYDVPPSLTGIFTFIPIFGISVHWLACISWIVPVAKISLTTVESPEETSSSWINTHQLWNTDSQVKYTMSLMRSITILTRSGFLSKEPVADEDQYIAMAIQILGTLILCYVVSQVMLMFKGGNSSKLRYQATVAQLKQYMRHKHLERTVQKRFLTYYEFRYQQHFFRESEILNTLSSQVKLEIGMHSCRKLVENVTFFNNLPVSLLTRIVAQLKSEIFLTNDVIVRAGQTGDCMYFIATGTVAVYTDSGREICHLEDGAHFGEIALVMADEKRVANVIAVETCELYRLERGDFIKTIHPYPMLWDRIKKIAMERHEKTMILDTH from the exons ATGCAGAGAGTGCAGCACGAGTGTCAAATAGACCTGAAAACgagggagatttttttccttccaaaCCGCACACTCGTCCAACGGCTCGGTAAATCTcttcgtaaaattttcatGGCCTCGCCGAGGAATCCCCGAGCTCTCCGGTACCTGAGAAACCAGAGTGCCATCATCTATGAATGCAGGCGCCACACGCACGACAACAAATCCATCATCCACCCATTCAGCATCTTCAG GTACTGGTGGGACTTCCTAATGGTCCTGAACCTAGTCGGGAGTCTTCTCAGCATTCCCCACCAGGCGACGTTCGATATGTCGAGGTCGACGACCCCATCCTGGAcgtttataaaaaatgtatcACTCGCCATTGACTGCATCGACgttctcctcaatttttcgACAGG GTACTTTGCGAGGACACGAAGGACAGTGGAGATGCGACCAAGGATGATAGCTAAGAGGTACGTCCTAACTGGGACATTTATTTCGGATGTTTTGGGATCACTACCAACCGATTTGCTCTTCATCACCACGTGGAAGGACTGGGTGGTGGCCAGGGAGTTATCCAGCATGATCCACATATTCCGGATATTCTCAACGAGGGTCTACGTTAAGAGGGTGGCAGAGACCTACGACGTACCCCCGAGCCTGACGGGGATCTTCACCTTCATCCCAATATTCGGGATAAGCGTCCACTGGCTGGCGTGCATCAGCTGGATCGTTCCAGTTGCCAAAATTTCGTTGACAACAGTTGAATCTCCTGAGGAGACATCATCATCGTGGATCAATACCCATCAGCTTTGGAATACGGACAGTCAGGTGAAGTACACGATGTCCCTCATGAGATCAATCACGATTCTGACGCGATCAGGATTTCTATCGAAGGAACCAGTAGCCGACGAGGACCAGTACATCGCCATGGCCATCCAGATTCTGGGCACCCTGATCCTCTGCTACGTGGTGAGCCAGGTAATGCTGATGTTCAAGGGTGGCAACAGTTCGAAGCTCAGGTACCAGGCGACAGTGGCCCAGTTGAAGCAGTACATGCGTCACAAACATCTGGAGCGAACCGTCCAGAAGAGGTTCCTCACGTACTACGAGTTTCGTTATCAGCAGCACTTTTTCCGTGAATCAGAGATCCTCAACACCCTGTCCTCGCAAGTTAAGCTGGAGATTGGAATGCACTCCTGTCGTAAATTGGTGGAGAACGTGACATTCTTCAACAATTTACCAGTCTCACTGTTGACAAGAATTGTCGCCCAGCTGAAGTCCGAGATATTTCTGACGAATGATGTGATTGTTCGAGCTGGACAGACTGGTGATTGCATGTACTTCATAGCAACGGGTACAGTCGCTGTCTATACTGATTCTGGACGTGAAATATGTCATCTAGAAGATGGTGCACATTTTGGGGAGATAGCATTAGTGATGGCCGATGAGAAACGAGTGGCTAATGTCATTGCTGTGGAAACATGTGAGTTGTACAGACTTGAGAGAGGGGATTTCATCAAGACAATTCATCCTTATCCAATGCTGTGGGacagaataaagaaaatagcgaTGGAGAGACACGAGAAGACAATGATACTGGATACACATTGA
- the LOC135170557 gene encoding amphoterin-induced protein 2: MGRLAAPLLCLGLIFMMTNGQEFPDCNAPCKCKWVSGKKTADCVRSNFTHIPSYLSSEIQNLDLTGNRISHLTADAFSGVGLVNLHKLIMRECGVRAIDVAAFNGLKIVIELDLSDNHLKTLVPGTFAETQRLRVLLLNHNQLESLENGLFHDMQFLQKIELSNNRLERISEKTFKNLPGLHSLALDGNNLTTVKLATFENLPKLGSLELQNNHWNCNCHLKRFRNWTIERKLYTEPTKCSQPSTLAGKMWNEVDSDEFACRPKIISIGPYNQFDTITGETLTMWCRAVGIPRPQLSWVYRSRVISNSTKRHTIDRGYLLTERHEWLNLTIPNVLIADKGDYVCIAKSPGGSVERNITIVVASGADGSRIGPISLSLALGLGVILLLLLLFLVTLCAWYCRRKRIRHDEKNSADVTSLEHHGLGEQEKSLITAINPVVKPPRRYEAPSVTSHGTEMTELNRTLLDNDSVFADNPGSVIGVVGGMIEEDQGRSTPDRDNLTRGNSYRQYPPDLLAFSGGRGSSPTSQSSTAQETPRHGNQYGSPSSGQYPASFKTLPHNRSGSGSYSSPIPVLPRHGYVTIPRRPRAPSWSSGPPTSPVGILDGGVEPVYDNLGRRTTADGSSVISLNKSPEPGASMRMRPLPMTPTNLYNSIQRSTPNILAGSPLDRSAPEGAAEWSTKMDEGDSRASDNASTLGRKIPPRPPPKPKKKSANGPLYEDEGEDGTEV; this comes from the exons ATGGGACGTCTGGCGGCTCCTCTTCTGTGCTTGGGCCTAATCTTCATGATGACCAACGGTCAGGAATTTCCTGATTGCAATGCCCCCTGCAAATGTAAATGGGTCTCCGGAAAGAAGACCGCGGACTGCGTGCGTTCCAATTTCACACACATTCCTAGCTACCTGTCCTCAGAGATTCAGAATCTCGATTTGACAGGCAATCGCATAAGTCACTTAACGGCTGATGCATTCAGTGGAGTAGGTCTTGTAAACCTTCACAAACTGATAATGCGTGAGTGTGGTGTTCGAGCAATCGACGTTGCCGCCTTCAATGGTCTAAAAATTGTAATCGAACTAGACCTCTCGGACAATCACCTGAAGACCCTCGTCCCAGGTACCTTCGCGGAGACCCAGCGTCTGCGTGTCCTCTTGCTGAATCACAATCAGCTAGAGAGTTTGGAGAACGGGCTGTTCCACGACATGCAGTTCCTCCAGAAAATTGAGCTGTCCAACAACAGACTGGAAAGGATTTCGGAAAAGACCTTTAAGAATCTGCCGGGTTTGCACAGTCTCGCTCTCGATGGCAACAACTTGACAACCGTCAAATTAGCAACTTTCGAGAATCTTCCGAAACTGGGTAGTCTTGAATTGCAGAACAACCACTGGAACTGCAATTGCCACCTGAAGAGATTCCGCAATTGGACAATCGAACGAAAACTTTACACCGAACCAACAAAATGCAGTCAGCCTTCAACACTAGCTGGAAAAATGTGGAACGAGGTGGACAGCGATGAATTCGCTTGCCGGCCAAAAATCATCTCCATAGGCCCCTACAATCAATTCGACACGATAACCGGTGAGACTCTGACAATGTGGTGTCGAGCAGTTGGCATACCACGTCCTCAATTATCGTGGGTGTATCGTTCTCGTGTCATTAGCAATTCAACAAAACGACACACGATAGATCGCGGTTATTTATTGACCGAACGCCACGAATGGCTTAACTTAACAATACCAAATGTCCTGATCGCTGACAAGGGTGACTACGTATGCATTGCCAAGAGCCCTGGTGGCAGTGTTGAAAGAAACATAACTATTGTAGTAGCCAGTGGGGCTGATGGTAGTAGAATAGGACCAATAAGTTTGTCCCTTGCACTTGGCCTTGGTGTGATATTACTACTTCTACTGCTGTTCCTCGTCACACTCTGTGCATGGTATTGCAGAAGAAAACGTATACGACATGATGAGAAGAATAGCGCTGATGTTACATCGTTAGAGCATCATGGACTGGGTGAACAGGAGAAGTCACTCATTACAGCAATTAATCCAGTCGTTAAACCACCACGGAGATACGAAGCACCCTCAGTAACGTCCCATGGTACTGAGATGACGGAGCTCAATCGCACACTTCTCGACAACGACTCTGTCTTCG CTGACAACCCTGGGAGTGTAATTGGTGTCGTGGGTGGGATGATTGAGGAGGACCAGGGTCGTTCAACACCGGATCGGGACAATCTGACCCGTGGTAACAGCTACCGTCAGTATCCACCAGATCTGTTGGCATTCTCAGGTGGTCGTGGCTCATCACCTACGAGCCAATCATCAACAGCCCAAGAAACACCGCGTCACGGCAATCAGTACGGTTCACCATCGTCGGGCCAATATCCAGCATCATTCAAGACACTCCCTCACAATCGAAGTGGCAGTGGTTCCTACAGCTCACCGATACCGGTTTTACCCCGTCACGGTTATGTGACAATACCAAGAAGACCAAGGGCACCGAGCTGGAGCAGTGGACCGCCAACATCACCAGTAGGTATTCTCGATGGTGGTGTTGAGCCCGTTTACGATAACCTTGGAAGACGAACGACTGCCGATGGCAGCTCGGTTATCTCGTTGAACAAGAGCCCTGAACCTGGTGCATCAATGAGAATGAGACCATTACCGATGACACCAACGAATCTGTACAATTCCATACAGCGGAGTACACCGAATATATTGGCTGGCAGCCCACTGGACAGATCAGCACCTGAGGGAGCTGCCGAGTGGTCGACGAAGATGGATGAGGGTGACAGCAGGGCCAGTGATAATGCAAGCACACTAGGGAGGAAGATACCACCGAGGCCACCACCAAAACCCAAGAAAAAATCAGCCAATGGACCACTGTACGAGGACGAAGGCGAGGATGGCACTGAAGTTTGA